AAATGACTGGAACGAATGATGCGTGCATATTTGGTAAAACAATGAAGCTGTATTTTTGCGTGCGACAAATTTCTTTGAGTCGTTTTACAGCCCCGAAGGAAAACTACAGCTAAGTTAAAGTTCGCGTTTACCAGCAATAGCATCCAACTTCGTCATCGGTTAGTGTCAATTTGTGTCATAATGGCGACACCGCTGCACCATTTCGCCCTCGCTTCATTCTCCTCTCAACACAATTTCTGaaaaactaaatttaaattGGTGCTGTATCGTCTATCGGGGTGTATCACATCACTGTTTTgccttcataaatattttatatgaacgAGCGCATGTCTAATActggaatgaattttatccagtgcgcaaactttgtcaacttatagttaaataagtttcatagatacgtatatttttattttgtcgtgttttagtacaaaaaagaaaagttattgatatcgaaagatgtttattttgtaaccgaatgtacggtcacagtcgtcatagtaggcacggcggcaacgcgaaacccgtttactgacgcgagcgctgctccaagcgcgtaagaatagctATTCTAAGCGCTTGGCGATATCAACTATAGTTgatatccatattttgctgattttagggcggacaaaagaatgacaacattttttttactgatgatgcagatatgttctgttaatgattctggaccaccagttttttttttgtgcgctgcttaaaattcattcctgtatagaaTTTATTCTATGTCGGAACTCTCCAATGCATTGAgtggtaggtattttattaagaCCTCGATATACTCCGCAAAACTTTTAACCTTTAATATACAAGtgtgcaaacaaataaaatttttggAATTTTCCCAAAGACAcacagtaggtaggtaggtatataggtatcgACTTTCAGATTTCAGTTGGTACTAGATATCGCCGAGACGGTATTATTCGTCTATCTTTTGTATTTACCTTTATGTATCTTTTGTCTTTGATCGGTCGGGCTTTGAGTTTTTGTTAGCCTTTGAGAAGACTCTAACAAAAATGCTTTGTGCATGTGTTTTTTGTGAAATCTGAAAAccgtaggtacttttttttgttattttaaattccaTCTAACGTCAGTTTAGTTGAAATCAATTAACGTATTGTTTGGTTATTCTGTAATTTTCCACGGATAAAATGAAAATGCACGTATCTATTTTCGGAACTTCAGGCTTTTGTGCATAGGTATTTGCGTTTCGCAAACAGCCATCACATTATCTTTTCGCAAAAAATAGTCGGAAGTATGCCGGTGAAAGTTTTAATTGCACTTCACGTGGCCTCTTCAGCTGTTTTCCCGTGATATATCGTGAATAATGTACCGCTGAGAGAAATGTATTATTCATCAATCTTCCGTACCGCTATTACCTATTATGTGTTCTGCGGGGTATGGGTGACTGCTAATATACTCcgctcataaattatttaaagggATAGCACTGATTATGGTATTTATAACTGTTAATTTAGTAAAGATATAGTTTTGGTTGTGCTTAATGAAATGATTACGTTACACTCTGATTATGTTCAACTTGTTTGTTTATTGGAATGAAGAATATCTGTTCAAACAATACAATTAACTCTTTAATTATAAAGTTACTTCTCTTCTGTGAagttttccattattttataagttgAATATCATAAATAGAATTTGAATCACAATTCTGTGTACCTCATCTGCGTCCTAATATttgaactaaaaatattatgtagggAAATCGTAGCGAGCAAAAGTTACCAAACAGTGTTCTTTTCACAGGAAAATGGCCCAAGTTGGTTCATACAAGAAAACATGGCGATTCATACAAATAGTCTCAATTTCTATAAGGTCATCCCATTCGATATTAACTTGAAATTGGCAAAAGGTACAGGaatttttatacataacaaAAAGCTCTGCAGTAACCGTATTCACGCGTGAACAGAATTTTAACAGCTGTGATTATGGTAACCATAAAAACGGAATGATGGGGACAACATTTGTTTtagatgtaaaataatttttattaagtatctAATATTTCAAACGGTATTATTGGCGGGTAGAAATATTTCCATCGATAATTTTCCGTTtgacacttttatttttatgacccTGCCTGTCTAGACGTGTGTTAGGCCTTAGATGGCAAATGGAATAGGAGTTAAGGCGTCGTTTGTGAAATAGATTCACATCTTGCTGTGATTTATTGTGAAATGTGGGTTTGGCAAACTATAAAAAAGGCTAACATTATTTAAGTAACTGAAATTAGTAGGCAGATTTATgcgatgatatattatttatcttcttTGCTTCGTTGGTTATGATTTATGTAATGTCCACTGGCTACTGTATAGACTTTTCTTTTGtcgctgaaataaaaaaatgattgtgaaaatatcatcatcatcatcctccgagccttttcccaatcatgttggggtcggcttccagtctaaccggattcagctgagtaccagtgctttacaagaagcgactgcctatctgacctcctcaacccagttacccgggcaacccgataccccttggttagactggtgtcagacttactggcttctgactacccgtaacgactgccaaggatgttcaatgacagccgggacctacagtttaacgtgccatccgaaacacagtcaatggtgtctaagatatacttagaaagtacatacaaacttagaaaagttgcattggtacttgcctgacctgagatcgaacccgcgccctcatacttgagaggttggtcttttacccactaggccaccacgactgtgaAAATATAATGGATTGAAATTGGCTGCCTTAATCTTTAACCGGGATAGTCTTATGTCTAATAGTAGACTAAATAATATCAACGTAAAGtggaaaatagaaaatatttcaaattgaaaCTTTCAGTCTTCAGAAGCCATATTAGTGTTGTGTGTGCTTACAAAAGTTCAGGCAGACGATTTGGTTGTGTTACAGAGTCAATAAAATTGGCTGGGACAGCTGTTGTCTTGTACAATTTCGTTTTTTTGCCTTTGCTCCGGGAACATTCCTTTATTGACTAGATTTTTGTTTCGACTTTTCAGGACTGCAAGTTGAAAATTTGTGTAGGTACAGTGTACAAACAGCAATAGCTAAAAGATATCCACatctttgtttttttagcaTCCGATttccagtaaaatattttaagtaatgtAGAAAAGATTTTACTTCTTCGGAAACGGGAGTGCTTTAATATTAAGACACCGTAATCTGATAAATTCCAATGATGACATAAATCCGACGTTCGAATGTTTATCCTACATATAGACGCAGAAGCCATTACCGGGTCGGGTCCCATCAGCAGCTTCATAAAATTAATCCAATTTCTGCAATATCAGTAGAATTTAATCGAATTAGGCGCATTAATCTGAATCgggaaaataattatattacccGGAGACAATAAACAAGGGTTCGCCTATAAAAACTTGTTGGTCTAATTGAAGTTAGAACGAGAGGTAATTGAATCGAAGCCACTCTGGAGCCGCGGTTCTGCTAAGTGAATTATGAACCGCATTCACTGACGCTGTTACATGCTTTGACAGTTCCCTGATGGCAGCCGCTATCTGGCGGGTCGCATGTCGCCTACAAGCACCAACTCGTAGGTAATTCAATTTAGTCAAAGGTACCGCGCAGCTTTGTTCCACTGCTACCTTTTCAATGTAGCTAAGTTAATTTCGGAGAAGGCATACTATGTAAATCGAGCGAATGGGGTCGCCTTTTTATCTTTGGTTTTGTTTTAGAAAGCCTTTTCTCGTTTGATCATTTATTGTGTTACAGCAAACGATGTTATTGGCTACTTCTGGGTATTTTTAGATTAGGTACCTTCAGGAATAGCAGCGATTGAGTTGTTTTCCGAGAACTTGTACAAACACTTCAGAACAGATTCGAGACAAAATATCTATACCTAGTTTAGCTTTAGCTATCTACTTCTAAGAAATGGTTCACGTTACTAAGCACAACCATTATGCAACATAAAATATACGAGTacgaaataaactttttgaaagtCCTTTAAAACTTCGTGCTCGCCAGTCTCAACTTCTATCTACACAATAAGTACTATCAACAATGTTGAACACAACGAATTCGCACGACGAACACCAACTTAGGTATTCAATGGAACAATTCAAGAGGCATAATCGAATAGAATATATTCGTCATAAAGGCTGATAAATTGTAAGCATTCCACGAGGAGCCGCCATAAAGTTCACTGTTCAACCCTCAGCAAGGGGGTGGCTTGGGGAAACTTGCGACTGCGAATTTGTTATCGCTATGAAGATAAGTATAACTACAAACACGTATAATATCCGCCTTCCGTGAAAATCGACCATCTTATAAGTGTTATGTTATTGAATTATACGGTTATGGTCTCTGcaaaacttgtaaataaatcttcttcttctttttgtttttccGAAACGACATTCTGTATACATGGTCCAGGGATGGCCTTCGAATTTGGCGTTTATTCTTAGGCTAACCAAGCctagagataaaaaatatggcaAGTGAGCTTGACGATTATTTTatggattaaataaatatacaggcGGCTATAAATATTCAGGACTCCATGATAGTTTAAAACTACGCTAAAGTTACAGCACTATAAAACATCACCACAATTGAATTTTCATGTGTGATCCAATTTGTTAAGGCTCCGTTCCGCAGCATAACGCTACAATGTCTGAGAACAACACAAGTAGTGACAAGTTGCAAGTCTGCAAGCTCATTGCTTACGACGACTATGGCGACCTATTTTATTCACGAGCTTTGTACAATTTGCGAGCAACCGCAAGACCTCCGAAGCACAatgtttctatttaaataatgtttatggaACCTTTTAATGCAAGGCGGAATTTTTAATggaaattaaattttgtttcgtttttCCAACGCTTTGAACTGAGTGCGCAATTATTTTggaagattataaaaatatcagcTGTACGCAGTTGCGTAGGTCAAGTGCAAAAAGAGATTAGGTCTCAAAGTTGAAATGGATGAGGTTCTTAGAGTACTTTAGGTTATCAAAGAAAACTAAATTTCGGGTCTTTAGAAACCCGTATTTTATCTTGACTTTAGAAGAGCTTACAGAATAAATGGCTTCCGAATATCCGAAGGCCTAAAAACGTGCGATAACGATCGGTTTCTGGTCCTCATGTACCGGATATTTTAATGCTTCACGTCACCTCAATAAAACGCAATACAGAGCAACGTCTTAATGGTCTTGAAAAAATGTCCATCGCAGATATATTCGTTTTATTGCGTTATCTGTGCGCACAATGCTTATATGGCGACTATAAGTCAAGACGTTCCCTCGAAATGAGCAATAAAGTCAGTATGGCCGTTTGATAGTTATATCTGTTGCGAAAGGCACCTGTTATGTTTGTTCTTATGATTACTTATGGTACGTTATTAGTTTGGAGAGGGTGCAACACTGCTTCACGTGACTTTGGAGTTTTTGTTGCGAGGAAAATAGTATGTGGTCTTCAGATAAGGGTGAGCGAGTCGACATAATGATGTACGTATTGTTTTTGCAAATGTAATACGTATTATATtgtcaaaacaatataaattattctGGGAAATGTGTTTACCGAGTATAttctatgaataaaattaaatcttgAGTTCGTTatgttaatttcatttattttactcGAAGTTTCTATTGCTACGTGATAAGTTtcgaaaattattaattattattctccCGTAGAGTTCGCAGGATAAGTTTAATTCTGCTCgttcaataatataaatattatgatgtcAAAGTCCTAGAAATCTTCGTTTCAACTCTCAAAGTTTCCACTTTCTTACTCATTTATACGCCTTTATTAAATAGGATAGCGTAAGAACTTTACCGCTTCATATCTCAGTTATTTGAACTATAAAATGAGTTCGTTAGAATAATACATAATTGGAAATTATAATAAGAACCCGCgatgaattttgttttatattaccCATCTGttataggattttttttgttgttcatACAGAAACAACTGACATAATAATTACGCGTTTAATCGAATAACAAAAAACACATGTTTTAATAGGTTTGCAATTGTTTTAGCCTGTGGTGACAATGAAAATAACTGAAATATAATACCAGTGCAGCTGTGTGAGTACATATGAATTCAACATGCATTTTGCGGGTCTTGTATGGACGTACATTCGTTCCGATTATAGTTTGTTTTAGTGCAAGTTTTCCACATGTCATTCACTTATTCTGAACACAATACTTATGAACTCTTTTAGTGAATGTAAAACAAAAGTAATGTTTCTTTTGAAACTTGATTTATTTAGTTCAATAATAACATCTCTTGTTACCAGCTCTCAGGCAGCAATAAATACAACAGACCTCCATTATCCGACAGTGGAGACTCCACGAGAGTTGAAGACAATGTTATTAACGTATATTTTACGAGGTACATTTAGAATTTTATGTCAGCCAGTACGTGGGGGCGAAGAACCGAGGTCATCTAACTTAACTCATAAACAAGTTCGCTATTCGTCGTGATGCACTCCAAATTATTGTTGCAAATGAATTTTGGTACATTGTTTGTTCCTAGCTTTGTACCATTTTGTTCGGATATATTATTgtgcggatttttttttgtaatggaaCTTTGTTTGGTTGGAAAAAAActgtgttcttttgtttttatttttgcagcAACGTTTTGTacttttgtaaatgtttgcCTGCGTTTTTATTCGTTATGGATCCTATGAGAGCTATTTCACTACTACTTTTAAAGTGGGTACAGCGCATTCTGTAATATATCTATATTGTTAAGACTATGGAGCAGTTATGAAAATTAATTCAAGCAAGACATTGCATGTATCTTACCTACTTTTAGATTAAAAAGAGTTTAGAGTctttaatacattattttgagatacttatacctacttaataattgCAAGTTTAATTTGTTATTGGTGCACACATACCTTCGCAACTCAGAGTCATCAGTTGAACATGCTGTAACAAATTCTCCTACAATACCAATGAATGTGTGAACTGGGGTTATTAGTGTTCGTGTGCTAAAGAATTAATTGAGTTCTTACGGCGCACGAGTCTAGCGGGGTTGGTTGAAAACTATAGGTTCGTGTCCGCTTGCCACTTTGTTGCTATGAGTTGCGTGCTAACTTTAAGACTATTTTTACTTTGGAAAATTAtctacattaaataataataaatatacactGCTATTTTACATGATTTACTAACAAGTACTTGTGTAATTATTGAAGCTACTGCATGGAAAATATATGGGAAGTAACCCATTCTATATAAAAcgacattaattaaaaaaatacacactaaGGAAGACAATAAAATAAGACAACAAAAGCGAAATATGCTAAGCATTAACACTTAAAAAAGTCAACATAATTACAAGTCCAATGAGTTTTCGTTCATTCGGTAACTAGTACAAGTGGTGGGGTTTTATCCGAGTCGTTCGTTAGCTTCCGAGAGCCCTCGTGCACTAGTCGAGAGGTTGCCCTTTGATGTAGACTGTCGGAGTCAACCGCTCGCCCTTGGCCTCATTACGTGAAGTTGACATGTTAACTCCAATCATTGATGCTAGATGAAgttactgtaataaataaatttattgatTATATGTCGTGATTAAGGAGAAATATTGAGACAAAGACTTCTATAGCAGTACAAATATCGTTTGCTTTTCTGTATCTTTTATAATGTTTTCGTCACAATCTCTTTAAGCAAAGGTAGAATTTCTGTTGCTctggctgtattttttttatattgtcgtttttttcttcaaattacAAATAGGTAATGTATTGCAGTAAATAACATGAGATAAATATAACATTAACTTGATAGATGTACAAATTAACTTTGTAACTTGTTTATGGCCACAAATAACTTCGGTAATCAGACCAAAAGTTAAATTGGACGCGAAGCCGGTTAAGTTTCTTTTCATTGTTGTAAATAAACTGTTGGGAGTGAGAACTGGCTGGTGTTGCTCGATAGTAGAAATTTATCTTAAACAACCATACGAATTATGCCGAAAAGTCGTATTTACTTTTGAGCCTCTTTTAGGCTCTGTTTTGTTTGTGAACAAAAGACGAATACGAAATATCACCTTTTCAAATATACCTCCGTTCTGTTTCTCGGAATTAGTGTTAAGTGTTGATTCAGATTAattgcaaattaattaattgtttgccAAAATTATTTCGGGTATTGACTTAGCTAATAAATCAAGGCTAGGTATTTGATTCATGTCACATGAacctaattaattttgataCCATTTGGGTTCTGAATATCTCTACAGTAATTTGATTAAATTCTGATCTATCGTTAATCTTCTTCAGGTAGTTCAAATGTGATTTGGCAATGTTAATACCTTTGTCATATTCGAACTGCAGATTGAAGGAGATACGTTGATGCGTATTCActacaatacattttaaaggATCTACTGCTAGCAAAAACAAGAAGTCTGTATCATGATTGTTTATGTTTTACCACGTCGTTTCAGTCGAAAGACGTCCAATGCTGGACAAGCCCAAGGTTTACCCCTTTTCCCGGTTTTCAGTAATCTGCATCTAATGATTCCCGCTGACCTTGGACTTCAAAGCCGAAAGACAATATGCATGTACACATACGTATGGGACACCTGTTTTCACATCAATATCTTCATTTATGCTCCATTCGATTAGAATAATAGAAATAACCTACTGAACTAAAGGTCCAACAATTTGCAAAGTGccaactaaaatggagtataACTTCATATTGTTTTcttaaaaagatttatttatttatttatttatttatactttatgtacaaaataggtacattggcggacttaatgcctcaaggcattctctaccagtcaaccatcgggttaaagagagaaaataaataggtagtacaaaaaaaaaaaaaaaagaaaagagaaagtcatgaatagataaataaaaacatattacaatacataaatacttaatacataataatatataaatatatattatacatacaacataaaaataaaatatcaaatcaatAAGAGTGACGACGACTCAATTAGGTAAggagtttaaataatgatggcgAACTGTACGCTTAAAGGAATACTTACTGGGTGCCTTTTTTATGTCAAGGGGAAGAGCGTTCCAGAGTTTAATTGCTGATACAGCAAAAGAATTAGCCATAAATCCGGTGCGGTGACATGGAATTTCGAGCAACAAATTCTCAGAGGAACGCAGGTTACGGCTATGAGAACTGCCCAATAACTTAAAGTAATTTTGAAGATAATCAGGAGCACAGGGATCGTTGAGAATAGAGAAGAGCATACAGAGAGATCTAAGGGATCTTCTATGACGAATAGGCAGCCATTTAAGCTGAGAACGAAAAGAGGAAACGTGATCATATTTACGAAGGCCGAAAATAAAGCGTATGCAGTTATTGAGAAGACGATCCATTTTGTTGAGAAGTTCTTGAGATAGATCCGAGTAGCAAACATCAGCATAGTCAATGATAGGAAGCACAAGAGACTGTACCAAAGTAGTTTTAGTACTGATAGGAAGGAAATGCTTGAACCTGTAGAGAGATCGCAGCGTTAGAGTAACCCTTTGACTTACCTGGCTAACCTGCTTTGACCAACTGAAGTTGCTGTCAATCAGCAACCCCAAATCCTTCACCTGTTGCGTTAAGCCTATTGTTGAACTATTGAAGACGATGGGTGTTAAAGAATTAGTGTCCAAACGGTTTAGGTAACCGGAGCTGCCTATAAGGATGGCCTGACATTTGCCGGTGTTAACAACTAATCCAAATTTGTCAGACCACTCTTCAATAGTTCGCAAGTCAGCATTAACTAAAGATATGCAATTATTAAGATTGCCGACCTCAGTTTGTGCGTATAATTGCAGGTCATCGGCATACAAATGGTAAGAGCATTTTAAAGAGCTAGTGATGGCATCAATAAATAAAGAGAATAAAAGAGGAGAAAGAATACCGCCTTGCGGAACACCAGCCTCCAGATCACACCAATCGGATAAACCCTGATCAGTGCGAACCACCTGCTGGCGACCGCGAAGATATGAGGAGAACCAACCCAATGCTGGCGATGAGACCCCAAAACGAGACAGGAGAGCAAGGAGAATATCATGGTCAACCATATTAAAAGCGTTGGAGAAATCAATAAGAACTAATAAAGTAACCTTTGAATTCTCCATGCCCTCCCTAACGTCTTCGGTTACCTTGAGCAAGGCAGTGGCTGTACTGTGACCGGGCCGAAATCCGGATTGGAAATTAGAAAGGAGGTTGTTACTGAATATGTGCGATGACAATTGTTTATGAACAACTGCTTCAAGGATTTTGGATAGAAAGGGGAGTATGGAAATAGGCCTAAAGTGATTAAGTGAGCTGGGGTTATTAATTTTAGGAAGTGGGATAATAAATGCTTTACACCAAGACGTGGGGAAAACTTCAGACTCCAAGGAAaaatttataatatgagtaaggATAGGCAGGATAACATCAATAAGGAAGGATATCATGATTCTGCTGACACCGTCACACCCAACCGCTTTGGATTTGATGTTAGCAAATATTTTACGAACCTCATCGCCAGATACAGGGGAAAAAGAGAAAGAATTTTGAGTGAATACGGGCATGGAAGTAATTTCAGacacggttttattttttaccgcATCCGCGAGCAAACATGCTttcgaaaaatgtttatttagatCATTCAGTGAAAAGTTGGAAGATAAGTTGTTGTTAGGAATAGATCTAGAGATACCGAGAGTTTTAAGAAACTTCCATATGTCAGCCGGTGACGAGTTGAGAACATTTTCACAAATGTATCGGCGTTTAGATACTCTTACCATCTGATTGCAGCGATTTCTGGCCTGCTTATACAGCAGCCAGTTCTCCTCACAGCGATCCCTTCTATATTTTCTGAAAGCCCGGTCCCGTCGTCTCATAGCCATACGAACTCCGGGAGAAATCCATGGAGCAGGGGGCCGCTTGATACGCACCTCCCTTAGGGGAGCGTGCGAATCAAAGAGACCCATAATGTGCCTATTTAGTCTCTCGACTTTCTCGTCCACTGTCGACGCCTCGACAATGTCGAGCCAGTCAAGAGATCTGGCTTCATCCAACAATTCCTCCCTATT
Above is a window of Helicoverpa zea isolate HzStark_Cry1AcR chromosome 1, ilHelZeax1.1, whole genome shotgun sequence DNA encoding:
- the LOC124646259 gene encoding uncharacterized protein LOC124646259, encoding MGDFNTDLMKQSSRSRKLSAILESTGLLSLDLNPTHHNLDSCDSWLDLMLVNSPAYVANHGQVVAPGLSRHDLIYLSYKIKPPKPRPAVVRLRNFARLNREELLDEARSLDWLDIVEASTVDEKVERLNRHIMGLFDSHAPLREVRIKRPPAPWISPGVRMAMRRRDRAFRKYRRDRCEENWLLYKQARNRCNQMVKDLGLLIDSNFSWSKQVSQVQAFPSYQY